One Temnothorax longispinosus isolate EJ_2023e chromosome 8, Tlon_JGU_v1, whole genome shotgun sequence genomic region harbors:
- the Jwa gene encoding PRA1 family protein 3 produces the protein MDKTKLLNNDLELPPLRSLDDFLLESARFQLPNLKDLEKWGNRVVNNLQYYQTNYLFTSVVIFLIVGLIHPVKMLVGMLAMMAILGTFAYLSMEGSTIHRLKRQYPVVGVLFIIFAGCFITYTLGSLLVFLFGILLPFCVTFVHASLRLRNYKNKIVNKIEGIGLKRTPMGVFLKHLEDVTGMTLRAQTSLMQPPH, from the exons ATGGACAAGACGAAGCTGCTGAACAACGACCTGGAGCTGCCGCCGCTACGCAGCCTGGACGACTTCCTGCTGGAGTCGGCACGCTTCCAGCTACCGAATCTCAAGGACCTGGAGAAGTGGGGCAATCGGGTGGTCAACAATCTCCAGTACTACCAGACTAATTACTTGTTTACGTCCGTCGTCATCTTTCTCATCGTTGG ATTGATCCATCCCGTCAAAATGCTAGTCGGCATGCTGGCGATGATGGCGATCTTGGGTACGTTCGCCTACCTATCCATGGAAGGAAGCACGATACATCGCTTGAAAAGGCAATATCCTGTGGTTGGAGTATTGTTCATAATATTCGCTGGATGTTTCATAACGTATACTCTGGGATCTCTTCTGGTATTCTTGTTCGGCATTTTGCTACCTTTCTGTG TGACATTTGTACATGCCTCACTGAGATTAAGGAATTACAAAAACAAGATCGTCAATAAAATCGAGGGCATTGGTTTGAAACGCACGCCGATGGGTGTATTTCTGAAACATCTCG AAGATGTGACTGGTATG
- the Rpn7 gene encoding 26S proteasome non-ATPase regulatory subunit 6: MPLENLEEEGLEKNPNLELAQTKFLLGLREHTDDAALKTKLLDAIKADNMAPFYEEVCNYLNWPVDEAFLATMKAHNAEQLKKLDDAIEDAEKNLSEMEVREANLKKSEYLCRIGDKEGAISAFRKTYDKTVSLGHRLDIVFHNIRIGLFYLDHDHITRNIEKAKSLIEEGGDWDRRNRLKVYQGIYCIAIRNFKEAANFFLDTISTFTSYELMDYNTFVRYTVYLSMISLPRNELRDKIIKGSEILEVLHSNPDVKDYLFSLYNCHYADFFKNLAHVEGVLRRDYLVFPHYRYYVREMRILAYTQLLESYRSLTLQYMAEAFGVTVEYIDQELSRFIAAGRLHCKVDRVGGVVETNRPDSKNWQYQAMVKQGDLLLNRVQKLSRVINI, from the exons ATGCCGCTGGAGAACCTGGAGGAGGAGGGTTTGGAGAAGAACCCGAATTTGGAGCTGGCGCAGACGAAATTTCTGCTGGGTCTTCGCGAACACACGGACGATGCCGCCCTGAAGACCAAACTCCTGGACGCCATCAAAGCCGATA ATATGGCTCCGTTCTACGAAGAGGTATGCAACTACCTGAATTGGCCAGTCGACGAGGCGTTTCTCGCAACGATGAAGGCGCATAATGCGGAACAGTTGAAAAAACTCGACGACGCCATCGAGGATGCGGAGAAAAATCTGAGCGAGATGGAAGTCCGGGAAGCCAACTTAAAGAAATCTGAGTACCTTTGTCGAATAGGCGACAAGGAAGGCGCAATCTCGGCGTTTAGGAAAACTTATGACAAAACAGTATCGTTAGGGCACAGATTAGACATTGTATTTCACAACATTAGGATCGGCTTGTTCTACCTGGATCACGATCATATTACCAGAAATATCGAAAAGGCAAAAAG CTTGATAGAAGAGGGCGGTGATTGGGACAGACGAAATCGTTTGAAAGTTTATCAAGGGATATACTGCATAGCGATTCGCAACTTCAAGGAAGCGGCGAACTTCTTTTTGGACACAATTAGCACATTTACGAGTTACGAGCTCATGGATTATAACACGTTTGTGAGATACACGGTGTACTTGAGCATGATAAGTCTTCCACGGAACGAGCTGAGAGACAAAATCATCAAGGGATCCGAGATACTGGAGGTACTTCACAGTAATCCAGACGTCAAGGATTACTTGTTTTCACTGTATAATTGTCATTATGCAGATTTTTTCAAGAACCTTG CGCACGTTGAAGGAGTGCTACGCCGGGATTACTTAGTATTTCCTCATTATCGATATTACGTTCGGGAGATGCGAATTCTCGCGTATACGCAATTACTGGAATCCTATCGGTCTTTGACCCTCCAGTATATGGCTGAAGCATTCGGCGTCACCGTCGAATACATTGATCA AGAACTGTCACGCTTCATAGCCGCAGGTCGGTTGCACTGCAAGGTCGATCGAGTCGGAGGCGTAGTCGAAACGAATCGACCAGACAGCAAGAATTGGCAATATCAAGCGATGGTGAAGCAAGGAGATCTTCTACTCAACAGGGTGCAGAAATTATCGcgcgttattaatatttaa